From the genome of Muricauda sp. SCSIO 64092, one region includes:
- the hutG gene encoding formimidoylglutamase — MANYLSPKKKLWTGRSSENDLYLHEKVRCLPFTKVPSVKDQFAILGYCCDEGVRLNHGRTGAKNGPEAIRKALGKMPNHLKAGQYVTDVGDIVCHTDGLENAQHTLGESVAELLEKHTFPIVLGGGHDIAYGHYNGIKKYLLSKNKRPSIGIINLDAHFDLRNDVNGPTSGTPFFQIANENEPFNYLCLGIRKDANDKQLFQLAEELGVTYVLRNTFRIQFVKEINTWIRAFMAKVDYIYLTIDLDGFSSAYAPGVSAPSPLGFSPDVVLESLETITSSGKLISMDIAEMNPKYDVDGLTAKLAASLVHHIIHSEFP, encoded by the coding sequence ATGGCCAATTATCTCTCCCCCAAAAAAAAGCTATGGACCGGCAGAAGCTCGGAAAACGATCTTTATCTGCACGAAAAAGTCCGTTGCCTTCCCTTTACCAAAGTTCCATCCGTTAAGGACCAATTTGCCATTTTAGGATATTGCTGCGATGAGGGCGTTCGGCTCAATCACGGGCGAACAGGGGCCAAAAATGGCCCTGAAGCGATTAGAAAGGCCCTGGGAAAAATGCCCAATCATTTAAAGGCTGGGCAATACGTAACGGATGTAGGCGATATCGTTTGCCATACGGATGGTTTGGAAAACGCACAACACACGTTGGGTGAAAGCGTGGCGGAACTTCTTGAAAAGCATACTTTTCCAATAGTACTGGGTGGTGGACATGATATTGCCTATGGGCATTACAATGGCATTAAAAAATACCTGCTTTCCAAAAACAAAAGGCCGTCCATTGGAATCATCAACCTTGATGCCCATTTTGATTTAAGAAATGATGTCAATGGACCCACTTCCGGAACTCCTTTTTTTCAAATTGCGAATGAAAACGAACCCTTTAATTATTTGTGCCTGGGCATTCGGAAAGACGCCAATGACAAACAGTTGTTTCAACTGGCGGAAGAGTTGGGGGTCACTTATGTCCTTAGAAACACCTTTCGTATACAGTTTGTAAAAGAAATCAATACATGGATCCGTGCCTTTATGGCTAAGGTGGATTACATTTACCTAACCATTGACCTCGATGGTTTTTCATCTGCATATGCGCCCGGTGTGAGTGCACCTTCGCCACTGGGTTTTTCACCTGACGTAGTCTTGGAAAGTTTGGAAACCATTACCTCATCCGGCAAGTTGATCAGTATGGACATTGCGGAAATGAACCCAAAATATGATGTGGATGGCTTAACCGCAAAACTGGCGGCTTCATTGGTTCACCACATCATTCATTCCGAATTTCCATAA
- the hutI gene encoding imidazolonepropionase: protein MSGHKLIGPFTQLLPLSGLALKGSLRDEQLQPISNGGILVSEGKIRKIGIFQSLEAEAENIERIEHKSICLPGFIDAHTHICFGGSRANDYAMRNSGKGYLEIAKAGGGIWDTVTKTRDASEETLIRGIIKRCTSHLHLGVTTLEVKSGYGLSVNEELKMLRAIKRASELVVQDIIVTCLAAHMKPKDWVGPPVLYLEEIANKLFPVLQSEKLSNRIDAFIEESAFSSNEIKSYFSKAKGMGFDIVVHADQFTTGGSQVAVDFGAISADHLEASTEQEIKMLAKSSVIAMALPGASIGLGCSFTPARKILDMGGALAIASDHNPGSAPMGNLLTQACILGTFEKLSNAEVLAGITFRAAAALNLKDRGSLEVGKKADFVIFPTDNYQEVTYHQGQLKPHGVWKNGTRVF, encoded by the coding sequence ATGTCTGGACATAAACTTATTGGCCCATTTACACAGTTACTACCGTTATCCGGATTGGCTCTGAAAGGTTCGCTTAGGGATGAGCAATTACAACCCATTTCCAATGGGGGCATTTTGGTCTCGGAAGGAAAAATTCGGAAAATAGGTATATTTCAAAGTTTGGAGGCCGAAGCCGAAAACATTGAACGGATTGAACATAAAAGCATATGCCTCCCTGGATTTATCGATGCCCATACCCATATTTGTTTTGGGGGATCCAGGGCCAATGATTATGCCATGCGCAATTCGGGAAAGGGTTATCTGGAAATTGCCAAAGCCGGGGGAGGCATCTGGGATACCGTAACAAAGACCAGGGACGCATCAGAGGAAACATTGATACGTGGAATAATCAAACGTTGCACAAGTCATTTACACCTTGGCGTTACCACTCTTGAAGTTAAAAGTGGTTATGGCCTTTCGGTCAATGAAGAGCTCAAAATGCTAAGGGCCATTAAAAGAGCTTCAGAATTGGTTGTACAGGATATCATTGTTACCTGCCTGGCTGCGCATATGAAACCCAAGGATTGGGTTGGGCCACCTGTTTTGTATTTGGAGGAAATCGCAAACAAGTTATTTCCCGTGTTACAGTCAGAAAAATTGTCCAACCGAATTGATGCTTTTATCGAGGAGAGTGCATTTTCATCAAATGAAATAAAATCCTATTTCTCAAAGGCAAAAGGAATGGGATTTGATATTGTGGTTCATGCAGACCAATTTACAACTGGTGGAAGTCAGGTTGCTGTTGATTTTGGGGCCATAAGTGCGGACCATCTGGAGGCCAGTACCGAGCAGGAAATTAAAATGCTGGCGAAAAGTAGTGTCATTGCCATGGCGCTTCCCGGTGCCTCAATAGGTTTGGGGTGTTCGTTTACCCCTGCACGAAAAATCCTGGATATGGGAGGGGCCCTGGCCATAGCAAGCGATCATAACCCGGGATCGGCCCCAATGGGCAATTTATTGACCCAAGCCTGTATTTTGGGAACCTTTGAAAAACTGTCCAATGCCGAAGTTTTGGCCGGAATTACGTTTAGGGCAGCAGCAGCCTTAAACTTAAAGGACAGGGGAAGTCTGGAGGTAGGGAAAAAAGCCGATTTTGTCATTTTTCCCACGGACAATTACCAGGAGGTTACCTACCATCAAGGGCAATTAAAACCCCACGGGGTATGGAAAAATGGAACTAGAGTATTTTAA
- the hutH gene encoding histidine ammonia-lyase yields the protein MSPFLYGENYLTATKALALSRNVLKAELSPKTRKRVEKSAQNVAAMVELGTPVYGINTGFGPLCTTSISKEETKILQSNILQSHSVGVGTPIKKELAKLMLVLKIHALAKGHSGIQLSTLERLIWHMENDAIPVVPSQGSVGASGDLAPLSHLFLPLLGLGKVMYKNETIPTSLLFEKTGLGPLELGPKEGLALINGTQFILAHAVSVLEKFHNCLRQADIIGAMMLEGLQGSISPFDKKLHELRPYKGSQHVAGRIRTLLKGSEILEDHMDCDRVQDPYSLRCIPQVHGASRNTWLHVKELIEIELNSVTDNPIIMDQYQAISGGNFHGQPLAMALDYAALAASELGSISDRRIYLALEGSPGVPQLLMKDTGINSGYMILQYTAAALASENKSLCFPASADSIPTSLGQEDHVSMGSISGRKALQILTNVEKILAIELLTAAQAFEFRKPLKSGILLDEVHKFLRTKVPFAEKDRVFANDIETAIGLIQSGEIPKLIDDVMLKHNIVWETLHREVFETF from the coding sequence ATGAGTCCCTTTTTATACGGTGAGAATTACCTAACGGCTACCAAGGCACTTGCCCTTTCCCGTAATGTCCTAAAGGCGGAGCTGTCGCCAAAAACCAGGAAACGGGTTGAAAAAAGTGCGCAGAACGTGGCCGCAATGGTTGAACTGGGAACCCCGGTTTACGGAATCAATACCGGTTTTGGTCCGTTGTGCACCACGTCCATTTCAAAAGAGGAGACCAAAATTTTGCAATCCAACATTTTACAAAGCCATAGCGTTGGTGTTGGGACGCCCATCAAAAAGGAATTGGCCAAATTAATGTTGGTCCTTAAGATCCATGCCCTGGCCAAAGGGCACTCAGGAATCCAATTGTCCACTTTGGAGCGCCTGATCTGGCACATGGAAAATGATGCCATCCCAGTAGTTCCTTCACAGGGCTCCGTAGGTGCTTCCGGAGATCTGGCCCCGCTTTCACATCTGTTCCTGCCTTTGCTTGGTTTAGGAAAAGTGATGTATAAAAATGAAACCATCCCAACCTCCCTGCTTTTCGAAAAAACCGGACTGGGTCCTTTGGAACTTGGTCCCAAGGAAGGATTGGCACTTATAAACGGCACCCAATTTATTTTGGCACATGCCGTGAGCGTACTGGAGAAATTCCACAATTGCCTAAGACAGGCAGATATTATCGGTGCCATGATGTTGGAAGGGCTGCAAGGTTCCATAAGTCCCTTTGATAAAAAACTGCACGAATTACGCCCTTATAAAGGAAGTCAGCATGTGGCCGGAAGAATACGGACATTGTTGAAGGGTTCAGAAATCCTCGAGGATCACATGGATTGTGACCGGGTCCAGGATCCTTATTCCCTACGTTGCATTCCCCAGGTACACGGTGCTTCCAGAAATACATGGCTGCATGTAAAGGAGCTCATTGAAATTGAATTGAACTCAGTCACCGATAATCCCATTATCATGGATCAATATCAGGCCATAAGTGGAGGTAATTTTCATGGACAGCCATTGGCCATGGCATTGGATTATGCCGCATTGGCGGCTTCAGAATTGGGGAGTATTTCGGACAGAAGGATCTATTTGGCTTTGGAGGGAAGCCCAGGTGTTCCCCAACTGTTAATGAAGGATACGGGAATCAATTCAGGATATATGATCTTGCAGTATACCGCCGCCGCCCTTGCCAGTGAAAACAAAAGCCTCTGTTTTCCCGCAAGCGCCGATAGTATCCCAACATCACTGGGGCAAGAGGACCATGTAAGTATGGGATCGATAAGTGGTAGAAAGGCTTTGCAGATCCTTACCAATGTTGAAAAAATATTGGCCATTGAACTATTGACGGCAGCGCAGGCCTTTGAATTTAGAAAGCCGCTGAAATCAGGTATCTTATTGGACGAAGTGCACAAATTCCTGAGAACGAAAGTTCCTTTTGCTGAAAAAGACAGGGTATTTGCCAATGATATTGAAACTGCAATAGGGTTGATACAGTCCGGGGAAATCCCGAAATTGATAGACGATGTAATGCTTAAGCACAATATTGTTTGGGAAACTCTGCATCGTGAAGTATTTGAAACGTTTTAA
- a CDS encoding urocanate hydratase, whose product MQTALSTEFKKQILQGIPTELPPKRPYPKGGNPAPKRKDILSPEEKKLAIRNALRYFPKAWHPELAQEFAAELTAFGRIYMFRFKPGYPMFARPIGEYPAKNRQAAAIMLMIQNNLDPAIAQHPEELITYGGNGAVFQNWAQYLLTMKYLAEMTDTQTLHMYSGHPMGLFPSSKEAPRVVVTNGMMIPNYSKSDDWEKFNALGVTQYGQMTAGSYMYIGPQGIVHGTTITVMNAFRKVLKAGESTEGKIFLTAGLGGMSGAQPKAGTIAKCITVCAEVNPNAAQKRHEQGWVDELIDDIERLILRVKKAIVQKEVISIAYVGNVVEVWEAFARANIFVHLGSDQTSLHNPWAGGYYPIGLSFEEANALMVENPKRFKEKVQESLRRQVNAINWHVSKGTYFFDYGNAFLLEASRANANVMAENGTDFRYPSYVQDILGPMCFDYGFGPFRWVCTSGKAEDLKKTDTIALEVMRKIKTRSPKEIQQQMQDNIIWIEEADKNKLVVGSQARILYADAEGRLKIAEAFNDAIAKGTISAPVVLGRDHHDVSGTDSPFRETSNIYDGSRFTADMAIHNVIGDSFRGATWVSIHNGGGVGWGEVINGGFGLVLDGTQETLERLRNMLFYDVNNGIARRSWARNDEALFAIKREMRRTPQLKVTLPNFVDDQLLDDLI is encoded by the coding sequence ATGCAAACAGCATTGTCAACGGAATTCAAAAAACAAATCCTTCAAGGTATTCCCACGGAATTACCTCCGAAAAGGCCATATCCCAAAGGTGGTAATCCCGCTCCCAAACGAAAGGATATCCTTTCCCCCGAAGAGAAAAAATTAGCTATCCGAAATGCCCTCCGTTACTTTCCCAAAGCATGGCATCCCGAGTTGGCCCAAGAGTTCGCGGCGGAACTGACCGCATTTGGCAGGATCTATATGTTCCGTTTCAAACCCGGTTATCCCATGTTTGCCCGACCTATTGGGGAGTATCCGGCAAAAAACCGGCAAGCGGCAGCCATCATGCTTATGATCCAGAACAATCTGGATCCCGCAATTGCCCAACATCCGGAGGAATTGATTACCTATGGCGGTAATGGTGCAGTGTTCCAAAACTGGGCACAATACCTCCTTACCATGAAATATTTGGCCGAAATGACCGATACACAAACCCTCCATATGTATTCGGGACATCCAATGGGCCTTTTTCCGTCCTCAAAAGAAGCACCTCGTGTAGTAGTTACCAATGGAATGATGATCCCTAATTATTCCAAGTCGGATGATTGGGAAAAATTCAACGCCCTGGGCGTAACCCAGTACGGACAAATGACGGCGGGTTCTTATATGTATATAGGCCCCCAGGGAATTGTACATGGCACTACAATTACCGTAATGAACGCCTTTAGAAAAGTCTTAAAAGCAGGGGAATCCACTGAGGGAAAAATATTCCTGACCGCAGGCCTCGGAGGAATGAGCGGTGCACAACCCAAGGCCGGTACCATTGCGAAATGCATTACCGTTTGCGCGGAAGTAAATCCAAATGCGGCACAAAAAAGACATGAACAAGGATGGGTGGATGAGCTTATCGATGACATTGAACGTCTTATTCTTAGGGTAAAAAAAGCCATTGTTCAAAAAGAGGTCATTTCCATTGCTTATGTGGGCAACGTGGTTGAAGTATGGGAAGCCTTTGCTCGGGCGAACATTTTTGTGCATTTGGGTTCCGATCAGACCTCCCTGCACAATCCATGGGCCGGAGGCTATTATCCCATTGGTCTTTCGTTTGAGGAAGCCAATGCGCTTATGGTGGAAAACCCCAAGCGTTTCAAGGAAAAGGTTCAAGAGTCTTTACGAAGACAGGTAAATGCCATCAATTGGCACGTGTCCAAAGGGACCTATTTTTTTGATTACGGAAATGCTTTTTTGTTGGAAGCCTCCAGGGCCAATGCCAATGTTATGGCGGAAAATGGAACCGATTTTAGATATCCATCCTATGTACAGGACATTCTGGGGCCCATGTGTTTTGATTATGGTTTCGGTCCCTTCCGGTGGGTGTGTACCTCAGGCAAGGCGGAAGATCTGAAAAAGACCGACACCATTGCCCTGGAAGTCATGAGGAAAATCAAAACCCGTTCCCCAAAGGAAATCCAGCAGCAAATGCAGGACAATATCATTTGGATAGAAGAGGCGGATAAAAATAAGTTGGTGGTTGGCTCCCAGGCCCGAATACTGTATGCCGATGCCGAAGGAAGGCTAAAAATCGCTGAAGCCTTCAATGATGCCATTGCCAAAGGGACCATTTCAGCTCCCGTGGTATTGGGTCGCGATCACCACGATGTCAGTGGAACGGACTCTCCATTTAGGGAGACCAGCAATATTTATGATGGAAGTAGGTTTACCGCAGATATGGCCATTCATAACGTAATAGGTGATAGTTTTAGGGGTGCCACCTGGGTTTCCATCCATAATGGCGGCGGTGTAGGATGGGGCGAAGTCATCAATGGTGGATTTGGATTGGTACTTGACGGGACCCAGGAAACTTTGGAAAGGTTGCGCAACATGCTGTTCTATGATGTGAACAATGGTATTGCAAGGCGGAGTTGGGCAAGAAATGACGAAGCCCTATTCGCCATAAAACGGGAAATGCGGCGTACACCACAACTTAAGGTCACTTTACCAAATTTTGTTGATGATCAACTGTTGGATGATTTAATTTAG